The sequence below is a genomic window from Paenibacillus sp. DCT19.
TCCCTTCACAAACAAAAATATGGTAAAGCTTTTGATCGCTATCGACATAAACAATTGCAAGCTGTGTTCCATTCAAAGTATGTTCTTCACTTTGTACTCCATTTTACCATTTTTAAAAATACTTGAATTAAAGTACTTTTATTTGATATATTTGTCAGTGGAACCAACTAAGGAGGCGTAGCGAATGACGAAGAGCTCCATTATTTCTCTATCTGAAATCACGAATTTTCAATCGAAAGAAGAAGAATTCAGTCCCTATCGTTGGTATAGCAGCATGTTAAATCAAGAACCAGTCATCTACAATGAAGAAACCGATTCCTGGCATGTGTTCAGGTATGATCTAGTCAAAACCGTGCTAAATGACCACAAGAACTTCTCCAGTGTAAGAAAAAGATCAATTGTTAACGTGGGATATTCAAGTGAAGAAGAGGGTGTGGGCAGCCAGCATCACATACCAGACAAGCTTGATATTCACAATGTAGATCCTCCGGAACACCGCAAGCGGAGAGCCTTACTTGCCAGTGCATTTACACCAAGAAGTCTCAAGCTCTGGGAACCGAGAATCGAGGCCGTGGCCGAAGAATTAATTAGAACATTTGAACATCAACCCCAAGTGGATATTGTTGAAGCTTATACGAGTATGTTTCCTGTCATTATCATGTCTGACCTGCTCGGAATTCCTTCCAAAGATCGTCTTCTATTCAAGGATTGGGTGGACACCATGTTTATGCCTACGACCGATGCCACCTTTGATCAAATTAACCAATTAAAAAAGATTGCCGGTGAAGAATACTTCAAGTACTTGTATCCCTTCGTGGTATCTAAACGATCTAATCTTGGAGAGGATATCATATCTGACCTGATTCAGGTTGAATTGGATGGGGAATTTTTTACGGATGAAGAGATTGTGCGAACCACCATGTTTATTCTGGGAGCTGGCATCGAAACGACCAGTAATCTTTTGGCCAACTCGTTCTATGCCCTTTTATATGACCACCCAGAATTATATGCCGAACTCCGGGACAACCTTGACCTTGTCCCGGCCGCGGTAGAAGAAATGCTGAGATATCGCTTTCACATTAGCAAAATGGATCGTATGGTTAAAGAGGATAACGACCTGCTTGGGGTTAAGCTCAAAAAGGGAGAGGCCGTTGTGGCATGGATGAGTGCAGCCAATATGGATGAGAAAATGTTCGAAGATCCGTTTACACTGAATATCCACCGCTCGAACAATAACAAACAACTTGCATTTGGTTTTGGTACGCACTTCTGTCTAGGAGCTCCTCTGGCACGCTTGGAAGGCAAAATTGTATTGACTACATTTTTAAAAACATTTACCAGAATTGAGCCAGTAGAAGGATTCAACCTAGAAGAAAATCTTACCCCTTCTGCAGCTGGACAATCCTTAAGAAGCCTTCCTCTAAAGCTATATAACGTAAATAGAAATGAATTAAACGATGGTTTATGAATAATTAAGATTCGCTAGTTTTTTAAACTGAAAAGAGCAGTGCATACTGTTGGCCAGCATTAACCATATTGTACCTTTATTTTGTGTTAAGTTATAAAGAGCAACTACCTGCCTGTTAACTTAACAAAACAGCCGATCTCTAGGATCGGCTGTTTTCAGGCTGTCGAGAAAGTCTCGACAGCCTTCTTTATGTGATTTTAATTTCACACTACACCGCGTTAATATCGTATAATATAGGTAACTATTTTATAGAACGGATGGTGTGTCAGCATGCTGCGTTCCAATCAAGAAAAACAACAAGCGTACGAATTTGTATCTATTGAAGACTTGGTTCCTCAGGATCACTTGCTTCGCAAAGTGGATAAATATATTGATTTTTCATTCATTGATGAGAAGGTTAGACCTCTTTACTGCTCGGATAACGGACGCCCTGCGATTAATCCCGTTGTGCTATTTAAGATGATTTTTCTGGGATACTTCTACGGCATTCGTTCCGAACGCCAGTTAGAGCGTGAGGTTCAAACGAATTTAGCTTACCGCTGGTTCCTCGGGCTGGGGTTAACCGACAAGGTTCCCGACCACTCCACCATCAGTTGGAATCGGCGAACGCGATTTAAAGATACCCACATTTTTCAGGATATTTTCGATGAAATTGTTCTCCAGGCGATTTCACACCGGATGGTAGGTGGACGTGTCCTTGTTTCAGACTCTAGTCACGTGAAGGCGAACGCGAATAAGCATCAATACACCAAACAACAGGTGCTACAAAATACCAAAGATTATATGGACGAGCTCAACGCTGCCGTAGAGACAGACCGGAAAAACCATGGAAAAAAGCTCTGAAACCTAGAGAGGAAGTGAGCGAAGAAAAAGAAATTAAAGTGAGCAAGACCGATCCCGACAGCGCTACATGATTCGAGACGGTAAACCGGAAGGATTTTTTTATCTGGATCACCGGACGGTGGATCTAAAATACAATCTCATTACGGATGTCTATGTCACGCCCGGAAATGTCCATGATTCCGTGCCGTATTTGTCGCGCCTGAACCGCCAGCAGGAACGTTTTGGATTTGAAGTGGAAGCCGTTGCACTCGATTCAGGGTATTTAACAACACCGATTTGCCGAGGTCTGCAAAACCGAAATATCTTTGCCGTTATTGCTCACCGGAGATTTCATTCGAAGCAAGGGCTTTTTCCAAAATGGAAATTTTTCTTTGATGCTGAACGAGAACGGTACGTGTGCCCTGCTGGCCAAGAACTGAAGTACCGAACGACGGACCGGAAAGGCTACCAGCAATATGCGTCCGATCCGGAGCAATGTAAAGGTTGTCCGTTTTTAAACCAGTGTACGCAGTCCAAAAACCACCGGAAAGTGGTGACCCGGCATGTTTGGGAGGACAGCAAGGACTGGGTCCGGAATAACCGGCTCAGCCAATCGGGCAAACAGTTGTACCGCAAACGAAAAGAAACCATTGAGCGAAGCTTCGCGGATGCTAAAGAGCTCCATGGGTTTCGCTATTGCCGGTTGCGCGGACTGCCAAATGTCAGGGAACAAGCACTGATGACGGCAGCCGTGCAGAACATGAAGAAGATAGCAATCCACTTGGATCGCTGGGAAAAACGGGGATAATCCCTCGCTTTTCCGTTTGCAGGTCAACATTAACAAAAAAAGAAACCCAGAGCCACTAAAGAACCCGGGTTTCTCGACACTCTGAAAACAGCCGATCTCTAGGATCGGCTGTTTTGTTGCTTGTATTGTTCTATTATTCCTTTACTTATTACTGCTTATCCAAATTGGACCCATAAGTCCGCTTGGCTCCTGTTGAGCAAAAGAGGATAAAAAATCTTGCTTATCTTTTACTAGCGTATTCGTTACTTCAATGGTGAGCATATTTAATCCCTTCTTCAAGAGTTCATTTAATTCAAAGTGATAAGGCGGACAAATTCGCACGCCTACATGTTCTCCGTTCAACCATACTTCTGCGGTTTCATACACCTTACCCAAATCCAAAAGAGCATGATTTACGAGGTATTCCCATTCAAATTGGGTTTCATAGCGAAACGTTCCGGAAAAATACGGCAGATAATCGGGCGAGCTCATATTGGTTAACGTACTTAATTGGCCCCACTCCACAAAATGAGGGTAGTGTTCGGCGTCCGCCGTTGACACCATCCACTTGGCATGAAGATCACTGATTTGGTTGAACTCCATATCCGCTGGATCTATCGCATAACTATCGAAGTTATTTCCATGAAGCAGAACGATGGATTCATATGGACATAGAGTCAGTGACACAGAATTCAAATCAGTGTCTAAAAGATTCAAACATCTCAAACGGTTCAGAAAAGCATCATACGCATAGATAGCACCTTTAACAGGTAAAACAACCTCTGTACGAATCGTGTTATGCGGACTCTCGTTAAAAAACATAAATACATCCAAATCAGGATGAACATAGTGATAATGCCGCAGATAAGGTTCATGCGAACGCACCTGAATATCGAAATATCCATTGCTAACCAGATCCTGCGACAATTTGTTCAGCGCTACCTTCTTAACGTTCCTATGACTCGCAAGACATAATAGCTCACCAGCAACTTCAATGCCTTCGCTGGAACGCTTGGGCATTCCGTCAACAAAATAAATGGCCAGCCCCTGATCCGCAAACCGAACTAAACGCTGCAGCAGTGCCGCAGGAAGCGCATCCGCATTAGGCAGGATCAGGCATGTATAATCTTCTAGATGCACATGCAGTCTGCCATCCCTCACACTCGCTCCGTCCAGAAGAACATCGATCGGAAGAATATCGCAGTCAATCTGATGCTGCATCAATTCCTTGACGGGCTCCTGAAAATACATAGCTTCCCCTGACCACTCAGCTTCAGCGTGATACACAACACCTGCAGTCGCCATGTGCCTTCCACCTGAAATCAGGTGGCTAATTCGGTTCATATATTGATTTAGATGTTTGTAGTATCGATACTGCGGATTTTTACCGCCTGCATACATATGCGGTGGGCAATCCGGATCCAGAAAGGGTTTCTGAGTAAAGGCATGCGGGACGAAGTAGTTAACCCCGCGCACCAGCATATGGTCAGTAAGCCACTTCATCAGCTTCAAGCCTTCCGTCCAGCCATAGGCTCCATACAATTCGCACATCGTCCGACCTTGTTTTTTGGGATCAATGTGCCCGAGCGATACAGCCAGCTTCGCCAGGCCGTAGTGGAAGAACAGACTGTCCGTCTCTCCTGACGTCGTTCGGAAACTCAGTTGGTCAAAGCCGGGTACGATCTGCCATAACACTACATCAAGACCCGACATGTCCTGTCCCCAAAGCGAGCGGAAGAAGTGACCTGCACCGGGACCAAGCCTAGCATGAACATTGTTGTCTTCGAGAACATGTCCGATATATTCAACTCCGCGAGCTCGGCACCAATCCCCAATTTGATTGCAGAAGTTGTCTGCGTAGAGCTTGCTAACGATATTCATATAAGTGTACCGTATAGTATGAGATCGCTCTTTCTCATTCTGCCAGAGAAGATAGAGATCCTTACGATAGTCCTCACCGAGAGCCTGCTCCAGCAGAGCCGGTATTTCAAGGCTCCAGGGAAGCGACACCCCTGGTTTGCCGGGTCTTGAATTGAAGTCGAAGGTGATCGGGTCATTATAGAATCCTGGTTCGTCCGAAAAGAAGCCCGCAAAAGTCTTACCGAAATCCGCTTGATAACGTTCATAGACCGCCTCATAAACCGTATTGATCAGAATCCGTACAGAAGCCCGATCCAGCGGGTTCAGGTAATCTTCCTGCGCCTTGCTGCCTCCCTCCTTATTGGCAGAAATTATAAATACGCGCCAGTATCCTTCGGGGATGTCCCAATACAGAATGCCGTCCTGCACATGTTCAGTGATGTCGACGCAGTCGCTCATTAATGTTCCCTTGGACGGATCCCGGCGGACTGCAACAGCGGAAACCAGTTGGTTTTTCCCTTTTGCATGTTGACGATACGATATTGTAGGGCGAAGCCCAGTCATCAGCAATGTATCCAGCAAAAAAGAGGCACCTTTTGCTGGACCCAGAGTATCAATATAACGCTCACCCAAAAACAAGCGGTGAAGCTCTTCCGGAGCTTCCTGTATTTTGCCTGCCGCATGCCCCGTTGGAAAATGATCGTCATCCAGCAGCCATACCTTCATCCCGCGCTTACGGGCTTCATCCATAATAATGTCCATGTCTGTCCACCATTTCGGTCCCAGAAAATCAGGATGCGGCCGAGCTTCAACACACACAGCACCGATGCCTGCCTCATCCACACGGGCCATCTCTTCCCGGATCACCTGCTCCTCCTCCCCATGCTGCCATAGAAATGGGAGGATATAATTATGTTCCTCACCCTTGAGCACTTCCATTAACCGATTTGTCATGATTCCCTCCTGGTCTGGCTTCTATTTCAAACCGTAGATTTGTACCTGCACGTCAGATCATATTAAAATTCGCCCGCCTTCAACAGAATGCGGGCGAATATCTTCGTTAATTCATTATTTCTGGACCTTGGCGTACCAATCTCTTGCGCGTTTGGTCACTTCTTCCCCGCCTGATCTGTTCCATTTATCTACAAACTCATCGAACTTGCTGATTGGGTACTGTCCCAGAATGATTTTCGTGGCGTATTCCACGTATAGCGTTCGATTATTAATGTCCGGGAAGCTGTCATACACGCTGGCTGGCATACCGTCACCGGCAATGACTTTCGCGTATTTCTGGGCTTCCTGCATATTACGGGTCACCTGGTCGATCGCCCATTGACTGTCTTCTGATGATGTGCTATTAAAGAGGTCTATCGTAAAATCAAGCGTCGCCAAAGTCGAATACGGATTCAAAAGTTGATTTTCCTGACTGCTCTTGTCATCGGGAAGTTTAACGGCTTTGCCGTCTTTCATCTCATAGTGCATGCCTTCCACGCCCAGGAACAGATCCTTCCAGTTCTTTTTATCATACATATTGTTCAGCAGCTTCAGGGTAGCCATCAGCTTGTTCTCATCCTTGTTGTTCTTGATGACCCACTGCGGAGGTGCGAATCTCTTCATTGAGTAGAAACCTTCATATCCTTCAACTTTCGGTACAGGAAGCACGGTAAAGTTAGCCTTCACGCCTGTGTTCTTCTCCAAATTCTCCAAAATCATATTGCCGTGCTCGACCCAGTGAAAATAGTTTCCTACCTTGTCAGATTGAATTTTGCCATCCCACTTATCCTTCGTGTTCAAAAGTGACTCCTTGTCGATTAGACCTTCCTTATACAGCTTGGCCGCGAATTCCAGAGCTGCCCTCATATTCGGAGTCACTGCAGAATAAGTCAGCTCGCCGTCGTATATATCCCACTCCGGATAGCCTTCGAACATCGCTACCCCGTACATAGCAAACAAGTGGTCCATCCACCGTGCCTGCTCCCTGCCCCCGGTAGGAAGCTCATCCTTCTGGCCGTTGCCGTTAGGATCCTTATCCCGAAACGCTTCAAGTACCTTAACATATTCATCCTGCGTCTTCGGCATCGTCAGCCCCTGTTGATCGAGCCAATCCTGCCGGATCATGCCCGCGTATCTTCCGTATTCCACAACCCCAGGAATATAGTAGATTCTTCCCTGTCCTGTAGGATCATTTGCCTTGACTACATCCCACATCTCCTGCGGGATGGCTTCCCATACATTTGGCGCATATTTAGGCAGCAGGTCGGTCAGGTCGGCAATGGCACCATTTTTAGCCAAACTGTCTTCAATGCCCTGCTGAGGGATGAACAAGTCAGGCATTTCATTGGCGGCAATTTTCAGGTTCAGTTGGTTCAGATAGTTGGTGCCTCCGTTCCATTCCACATACGGATGAATTACACCTACACCAAGCTTCTCCTTATAAAACTCATACAACTGGCTACCCTTGGTAATCGGTTTATAACCGATGTTCGTTCCCCATACTTCGATATCGACTGTTCCATCCTCATTGGCCGAAGTCTGTCCAGCAGCGGAAGAATCGCCCGTTGAGCTTGAATTACAGCCGGTAATCGTGCTTATCGCAAGAACACCTGCAGCCATCATTAAACCCATTTTTTTTAGAATCATAGCTAATCCCCTTTCAATCATTTGATATTCTTATAGATTCTTCTGATCATTGAAAAACGAGATCAACCCTTCACAGAGCCAAGCATGGCTCCTTTGACAAAATACTTTTGCAGGAAGGGATACACAATGATGATCGGAATCATCGCAAAAATGACGGTTGCTGCTCTCAACGTCCGCTCATTATAATTCAGATCCACTGTTGAAGCAGCGCCTGCCATCATAACGCTATCGTCGGTGATAAACTGCCTGATCTTGATCTGCAGCGGAAACCAGTTGGTATCCTGTAGAAAAAATAACGGATGCTGAAATTGATTCCACAACACGACACCATAAAATAAGGCAAGGGTTGCCATTACAGCTTTGGACAAGGGAAGAACGAAATGGAACAGCATGCGGAAATAGCCGCAGCCTTCAAGAAAGGCTGCTTCCTCCAGTTCTTTGGGAAATTGTTTAAAGAAGGTTCTCATGATGATCAAATTAAATGGATTCAGAATATGCGGCAAGATCAAGACCAGTGGATTATCATAGAGTCCAATACTGCGAACCGTCAGGAAATACGGAACAATCGGCGCTTTGAAGATCATTGCAATAACAACACATAACATAATCACGGATCCCCATCGGAACTCTGATTTCGACAGTGGATACGCGAACAAGGCTGTCATCAGTAGAGCTAGTACTGTTCCAATCACGGTCGTACCTACTGTCAGAAAGAAGGATCTCCACAGATCCGGACGATCAATGATGTATTTCCATGAATCTAGCGTAAATTCCTTTGGCCATAGTGTCACCAGGTTCATGTCCACGACGCTTTTGGAACTAAATGAGGTGGAAATTACAGAAAGTAGCGGAATGATGGCTGCAATGGAAAACAGGATGAGAAAAATGGTAACTCCGGTAACAAATGCTCGCTCTCTTCTCGCTTCAACCATTTTTACCAAAGCCCCCCATCCGACACTTTTTTGGACAGTTTATTAAATACAAATACCAGGATAAAGCCAATGACCGACTGAAATAACCCGACCGCTGTTGCAAAACTATACTGCCCTTGCTGAATACCGGTTCGGAACACGTACGTATCCAAAATATCTCCCACACTGTATGTCATTGGGGTGAGCATATTAAATACCTGATCAAATCCGAGATCCAGGAAGTTTCCAATTTCGAGCAGGAAAAGCACAAGCACGGTTGGTAAGAGCAGCGGGAACGTGATGTGACGAATCTGCCTTAGTTTTGATGCCCCATCGATCATTGCTGATTCGTAGAGTTGCGGGTCAATCGCGCTAATTGCTGCCATATACACCACAGTTCCCCACCCGGCGTCTCTCCAGATGGACGAGATGGCATAGATGGGTCTGAAATAGTCACTCTCCTGCATAGCCAGCACAGGATCCAGCCCAAACCACCCGATAACGATATTGAACAATCCGCTTAAAGAAAAGAAATCGAACAATATCCCGCCAACGATAACCCAGGATAAAAAATGAGGGATATACAGTGCCGTTTGGATTCCTTTTTTTAACGCTGATTTGCGAATCTCGTTAATCATCAGAGCCAGTAATACAGGCACCGGAAAAACCAACACAAGTTTCAAAAATCCGAGCATTAGCGTGTTTCCAAATACCCTTGCAAAATCGGGATGTTCGATTAAAGTTTTAAAATGTTTGAGTCCTACCCACGGACTGTCACCGAACCCTTGAAATACCGAGTAATCCTTGAACGCAATGATTGCACCGCCCAGCGGGACAAATTTAAACACTACGAGAAAAACGATACCCGGAATAGCCATCACGTATAGTGGCCAATACACTTTCATTCGATGAAGAGCAAAAACCTTCAACTTATCCCCCCCCAGTATCCTCTAATGAATCCGCTTACATTTTAACTATACAGCCAGAATAATCCTCACTCAATTAGGCATTTTTAAGTTAAAACAAGTGTTTTTTAAGAAAATGAATGCCACTTCGTTATGAAGTGGCATCCCCTTGATTTTTATTGTTTTGCAAGACTTTTTCGATATTCCCTTGGTTTGAATCCAGTCCATTTTTCGAACATGCGTGCAAAATGCTGCGCATCCGAATAACCTACCTTATGGCAGATTTCATACACTTTCAAATCAGTCTGTTCAAGCAATTCCTTCGCTTTGCTGATCCGTATGTGGGTCAGAAAATTCAAATATGTTTCACCTGTTTTTTGTTTGAAATATTGGCTTAGGTAATACGGGTTCATATAAAAGCGAGCAGCTAATTCGGCTAGGCTGATAGGTTCATCATAATGGTCTGTGACATATTCCTTGATCTCTGAGATCATGTCCTTTTTTTTGGGAGTACGTTGTTCCAGCAAAAATCCAATGATTCCAACAATGACTTCCACCATCCATTGTTCCAGAGACGCTAGCGTTTTAAACCGTGAAATACCCTCCAAAGATAACAGCTGAAGACTTAATAACCTGTTCTGCTGAAGCTGCTGAAAAGATACTTTCCGAATGCTCAGCAAAAGGATATTCAAGCACTGCAGCTGGAGATCTGCAGGACTAAAACTTGTTTCAGTTTCTATTCTTCTAAAGATGCGGTGGATCATATCCACGCTTTCCTTTTCATTCATGTTATCGATGGCAACCTCCAGGTCTTCGATCATCTCCTCTGTAACCAGCTCGCTTTTCCCTGTCAGATTCGTGATCTGGGTAAACGAAATGACGGGCTCTGCACCCTTGATGACTTGATAGCTAAGGGCACCTCGCGCCTCCTCAAAGGATTGGCTAATACCACCAGGCCGATTCTGAACGCTGCCGATGCCAATCACGCTGGAGACGTTCAATTGTCTGAACAGAACATCATGAAGGCGCTGAACCGTGTCAACCATATCTCTGCTCTCCAAAGCTGCATCGTGCATCACAATCACCGCAATTTGTGCACCTGAATAGCGAAAGCGATACACATTACTGTACTGTCTGAAGACCAGATCAATCTGTCTAAATACAGGATCAAACCCGAGCTCTTTTAGACCGACTGCTTTACTGCGGATTTCAATCAGGATACACGTAAATTGCGTACCCTCCTTAGGCATGCATCCGATCCTTTGTAGCTCCTCTGTCATTTCGGTATCATCGTTACCCATATCCAGAATATCTCGCAAGCCATCTTCCTGGATGCGTTGATGTGATGCCAGTTTTAATGCATCCATTTCCTGGACCTTGTTTCGCTCTATGCGAATTGTATCCATGACCTGACAAACACAGTCACGCAATTCCTGTTCTTCAACCGGTTTATTGATGTAAAAATTCACACCAAGTTGCATGCCTTTTCGGGCATATTCAAAGTCCGCATATCCGCTTAACAAAATGAATCTGCTCTGAATGTCGACCTCTTTAAGCATTTGGATCATTTCCAGTCCTCCAGCCTGTGGCATACGAATATCAGTAATAACGATGTCTGGCTGCCATTTTTGAATCAGCTCGAAGCCTTCTCGTCCATTGTAAGCTGTTCCGACCACTTCACATTCTGGAATATAGCGATCTATCATTTTTTTGAGTCCTTCCAATATCCCTTTTTCGTCATCTATCAAAATAAGTTTCATTTCTCTCACCTTCCTTTTTAGCATCGAAACTTATATTCTCAAGCTTGACTATGCCGGGAATCCGAATTTCGATGGTCGTGCCCTTCTCGATGCCAGATAGCACTTTAATATAATATGAATCTCCATAATGGAGCTTAATTCGTTCTGCAATATTGATCAGTCCTAGACCGTTCTCTCCATGGTCATCTTGGTTTTCCAGACTGTATCGGTTTGAACCCGCCTGTTCCAGCAATGAATTCAGTTCCGTCCATTTCTCCGGCGACATTCCAGTTCCATTGTCCGAAATTCGGATCAGAATCTCACCGTTATCCGTCCAGCTCCCCTCAATCTTAATAATTAAGGCTTGACTGTATCCTGCAAAACCATAATTGATGCTATTTTCAACAATAGGCTGAAATACCAACGGAATGATGCTGCAATCCAGCATTTCATCCGGCATATTGACAGACAATGTGAACATATCATCGAACCGGATGTTTTGAAGCAGCAGATAGTTCCCTGTGTACTCCAGTTCATGCTTAATCGAGTGATGTCTCCCTTCTTTTCCAAGTGTTAACCGGAACATTCGAGCCAGAATTTTAATCATCCCTGCCGTATCCTCGTCATCTTTTACCAATGCCTTCATCCGAATGGATTCCAAGGTATTGTATAGCATATGGGGTTAATCTGATGTTGAAGAGCGAGGAACTTGGCTTGCCGCTGCTTGATTTCGGCCAGGTACACCTCTTCTATTAACGTTCTGATCGTAATAATCATTTTGTTATAGCTGTATACCAGACTTCCAATTTCATCACTGGTCTGTTCTTTCTCTATGGGAAGATATTGGCCTACCTCAGCCTGCTTCATGCTTCTTCGAAGTGCCTTGATGGGTCTTGTAATTGTATAACTGAGCCACAGCGAGATCAGGAAAATAATCAGGCAACTTGTCATGATCACAATCATAGTAAGACCTTTTATCTGATTGATTTTTTGCAGCAATTTGGCGCGGGGTATCTCGGTTTTAATGAATAATTCCCCTTGGGTCGTGTGTTCCGATAAAATAATCCGATCTTCATTTCCGCTGTCTCCCGAAGGCTCGAATTCGGAATGGAGCACCTGCTCCCATGTAATCCGGCCACTGGCAGCTTCGGAATGATAAACTATCTCTCTACGATCATTGCTTATAATCACGCTAATGCCATATTTATCACGGGCCTGCAAAAACTCATGCTCAAGCTGAAGCAGCGTAAAGGGATCGAGATCGATTAGAAGTATGCCGGCATATGCTCCTTTCGAATTAAAGAGTACTCTTCCCACGGTCACAACGGCGCCTGCACCCTTATCCTCGTAATAAGAACGATCGTGCAGACCGCTAATAAAAAAGGTCTGATCCGAATTGCGGAGCTGCTTATACCAATTCTGGGATAACAGTCTGCTCTCATCGACTCGACTGGTCGTAGTCGTGTATTGGTACACGCTATTATCGCGGCTGATCAGCATTACGGTGCTGATTTCGGATTTGAGCAATGACACCCTCATAAGAAGTTGCTGAACGGCCACCCGCTGGTTAACCTCCTCGTTCATGGGTATGCTTGACCCTTCTCCAAGTCTGTAGATTAATTCGTTT
It includes:
- a CDS encoding glycosylhydrolase-like jelly roll fold domain-containing protein, whose translation is MTNRLMEVLKGEEHNYILPFLWQHGEEEQVIREEMARVDEAGIGAVCVEARPHPDFLGPKWWTDMDIIMDEARKRGMKVWLLDDDHFPTGHAAGKIQEAPEELHRLFLGERYIDTLGPAKGASFLLDTLLMTGLRPTISYRQHAKGKNQLVSAVAVRRDPSKGTLMSDCVDITEHVQDGILYWDIPEGYWRVFIISANKEGGSKAQEDYLNPLDRASVRILINTVYEAVYERYQADFGKTFAGFFSDEPGFYNDPITFDFNSRPGKPGVSLPWSLEIPALLEQALGEDYRKDLYLLWQNEKERSHTIRYTYMNIVSKLYADNFCNQIGDWCRARGVEYIGHVLEDNNVHARLGPGAGHFFRSLWGQDMSGLDVVLWQIVPGFDQLSFRTTSGETDSLFFHYGLAKLAVSLGHIDPKKQGRTMCELYGAYGWTEGLKLMKWLTDHMLVRGVNYFVPHAFTQKPFLDPDCPPHMYAGGKNPQYRYYKHLNQYMNRISHLISGGRHMATAGVVYHAEAEWSGEAMYFQEPVKELMQHQIDCDILPIDVLLDGASVRDGRLHVHLEDYTCLILPNADALPAALLQRLVRFADQGLAIYFVDGMPKRSSEGIEVAGELLCLASHRNVKKVALNKLSQDLVSNGYFDIQVRSHEPYLRHYHYVHPDLDVFMFFNESPHNTIRTEVVLPVKGAIYAYDAFLNRLRCLNLLDTDLNSVSLTLCPYESIVLLHGNNFDSYAIDPADMEFNQISDLHAKWMVSTADAEHYPHFVEWGQLSTLTNMSSPDYLPYFSGTFRYETQFEWEYLVNHALLDLGKVYETAEVWLNGEHVGVRICPPYHFELNELLKKGLNMLTIEVTNTLVKDKQDFLSSFAQQEPSGLMGPIWISSNK
- a CDS encoding sugar ABC transporter permease, which encodes MKVFALHRMKVYWPLYVMAIPGIVFLVVFKFVPLGGAIIAFKDYSVFQGFGDSPWVGLKHFKTLIEHPDFARVFGNTLMLGFLKLVLVFPVPVLLALMINEIRKSALKKGIQTALYIPHFLSWVIVGGILFDFFSLSGLFNIVIGWFGLDPVLAMQESDYFRPIYAISSIWRDAGWGTVVYMAAISAIDPQLYESAMIDGASKLRQIRHITFPLLLPTVLVLFLLEIGNFLDLGFDQVFNMLTPMTYSVGDILDTYVFRTGIQQGQYSFATAVGLFQSVIGFILVFVFNKLSKKVSDGGLW
- a CDS encoding carbohydrate ABC transporter permease: MVEARRERAFVTGVTIFLILFSIAAIIPLLSVISTSFSSKSVVDMNLVTLWPKEFTLDSWKYIIDRPDLWRSFFLTVGTTVIGTVLALLMTALFAYPLSKSEFRWGSVIMLCVVIAMIFKAPIVPYFLTVRSIGLYDNPLVLILPHILNPFNLIIMRTFFKQFPKELEEAAFLEGCGYFRMLFHFVLPLSKAVMATLALFYGVVLWNQFQHPLFFLQDTNWFPLQIKIRQFITDDSVMMAGAASTVDLNYNERTLRAATVIFAMIPIIIVYPFLQKYFVKGAMLGSVKG
- a CDS encoding ABC transporter substrate-binding protein, encoding MILKKMGLMMAAGVLAISTITGCNSSSTGDSSAAGQTSANEDGTVDIEVWGTNIGYKPITKGSQLYEFYKEKLGVGVIHPYVEWNGGTNYLNQLNLKIAANEMPDLFIPQQGIEDSLAKNGAIADLTDLLPKYAPNVWEAIPQEMWDVVKANDPTGQGRIYYIPGVVEYGRYAGMIRQDWLDQQGLTMPKTQDEYVKVLEAFRDKDPNGNGQKDELPTGGREQARWMDHLFAMYGVAMFEGYPEWDIYDGELTYSAVTPNMRAALEFAAKLYKEGLIDKESLLNTKDKWDGKIQSDKVGNYFHWVEHGNMILENLEKNTGVKANFTVLPVPKVEGYEGFYSMKRFAPPQWVIKNNKDENKLMATLKLLNNMYDKKNWKDLFLGVEGMHYEMKDGKAVKLPDDKSSQENQLLNPYSTLATLDFTIDLFNSTSSEDSQWAIDQVTRNMQEAQKYAKVIAGDGMPASVYDSFPDINNRTLYVEYATKIILGQYPISKFDEFVDKWNRSGGEEVTKRARDWYAKVQK
- a CDS encoding cytochrome P450; this translates as MTKSSIISLSEITNFQSKEEEFSPYRWYSSMLNQEPVIYNEETDSWHVFRYDLVKTVLNDHKNFSSVRKRSIVNVGYSSEEEGVGSQHHIPDKLDIHNVDPPEHRKRRALLASAFTPRSLKLWEPRIEAVAEELIRTFEHQPQVDIVEAYTSMFPVIIMSDLLGIPSKDRLLFKDWVDTMFMPTTDATFDQINQLKKIAGEEYFKYLYPFVVSKRSNLGEDIISDLIQVELDGEFFTDEEIVRTTMFILGAGIETTSNLLANSFYALLYDHPELYAELRDNLDLVPAAVEEMLRYRFHISKMDRMVKEDNDLLGVKLKKGEAVVAWMSAANMDEKMFEDPFTLNIHRSNNNKQLAFGFGTHFCLGAPLARLEGKIVLTTFLKTFTRIEPVEGFNLEENLTPSAAGQSLRSLPLKLYNVNRNELNDGL
- a CDS encoding helix-turn-helix domain-containing protein — translated: MKLILIDDEKGILEGLKKMIDRYIPECEVVGTAYNGREGFELIQKWQPDIVITDIRMPQAGGLEMIQMLKEVDIQSRFILLSGYADFEYARKGMQLGVNFYINKPVEEQELRDCVCQVMDTIRIERNKVQEMDALKLASHQRIQEDGLRDILDMGNDDTEMTEELQRIGCMPKEGTQFTCILIEIRSKAVGLKELGFDPVFRQIDLVFRQYSNVYRFRYSGAQIAVIVMHDAALESRDMVDTVQRLHDVLFRQLNVSSVIGIGSVQNRPGGISQSFEEARGALSYQVIKGAEPVISFTQITNLTGKSELVTEEMIEDLEVAIDNMNEKESVDMIHRIFRRIETETSFSPADLQLQCLNILLLSIRKVSFQQLQQNRLLSLQLLSLEGISRFKTLASLEQWMVEVIVGIIGFLLEQRTPKKKDMISEIKEYVTDHYDEPISLAELAARFYMNPYYLSQYFKQKTGETYLNFLTHIRISKAKELLEQTDLKVYEICHKVGYSDAQHFARMFEKWTGFKPREYRKSLAKQ